One window of Vanessa atalanta chromosome 9, ilVanAtal1.2, whole genome shotgun sequence genomic DNA carries:
- the LOC125066340 gene encoding ubiquitin-conjugating enzyme E2-17 kDa, producing MALKRINRELQDLGRDPPAQCSAGPHGEDLFHWQATIMGPVDSPYQGGVFFLTIHFPTDYPFKPPKVAFTTRIYHPNINSNGSICLDILRSQWSPALTISKVLLSICSLLCDPNPDDPLVPEIARIYKTDREKYNELAREWTRKYAM from the exons atggcGTTAAAACGAATTAATAGG GAATTACAAGACCTGGGCAGAGACCCGCCGGCACAATGTTCCGCAGGACCACACGGAGAAGATC TTTTCCACTGGCAGGCCACAATAATGGGtcca GTCGACAGTCCCTACCAGGGTGGTGTATTTTTCCTGACTATACATTTCCCTACAGACTATCCATTTAAACCACCAAAAGTTGCATTCACAACACGTATTTATCATCCCAATATAAACAGTAATGGTTCCATTTGTCTTGATATTCTGCGCTCACAATGGTCTCCAGCACTTACCATATCCAAAG TGTTGCTCTCAATCTGCTCACTTTTATGCGATCCAAATCCTGATGATCCTTTGGTGCCAGAAATTGCTAGGATCTACAAAACCGACAGAGAAAAGTACAATGAATTAGCCCGAGAGTGGACAAGGAAGTATGCCATGTGA